Proteins found in one Streptococcus iniae genomic segment:
- a CDS encoding GHKL domain-containing protein, protein MPYFYYFTLFYTVVFCDIWLFFSKISGLQLRFYQRFLLGSLFVGLNFLSEHNMLMNQVFFITMGFVFLRHRKATETIFYALFSMMMVESLYRSIIMFFIPVCLGYSSTQVYLDIRLLLLSYLLVLPIFFFLSYIFSVDIALLKFITVDKMRRWVALMNAIMFSYYFSVYLLNLSFISEIALYQSIRPKLILIYLLMMIWFIIRLDRFTKDDLERKLALAQGERVENLVNYNHYIEQLYRDIRTIKHDSENILISLKDSIDSGNRKEIKEVYNAVVKESAYAMFSPEVGFGALGNIKEAVIRSLLQSKLLEAQNHGITLHIEIPDEIDNLPLKLLDLVVVLSILLDNAIDTAKGSNRPFISIAYFYQDNKQFFIIENSTKLKQIDMATLFNEHHPDATGHYQKSFKRFFTVLEDYPETIFSSKSNHYRLRQILEMR, encoded by the coding sequence ATGCCTTATTTTTACTATTTCACCTTATTTTACACGGTTGTTTTTTGTGATATTTGGCTCTTCTTTTCGAAAATTTCTGGCCTTCAACTCAGATTCTACCAACGTTTTTTACTAGGTAGCTTATTTGTAGGCCTTAATTTTTTATCTGAGCACAATATGTTAATGAATCAAGTCTTTTTTATCACAATGGGCTTTGTATTCCTTAGACACAGAAAAGCAACTGAAACGATTTTTTACGCCCTTTTTTCAATGATGATGGTTGAATCGCTTTACCGCTCCATTATCATGTTTTTTATCCCTGTTTGTTTGGGCTATAGTTCAACACAAGTTTATTTAGATATTAGACTTTTACTACTGTCTTATTTGTTAGTTCTTCCTATTTTCTTTTTCTTGAGTTATATTTTTAGTGTTGACATTGCACTGTTGAAATTTATTACAGTTGACAAGATGAGGCGTTGGGTGGCACTCATGAATGCTATCATGTTTTCTTATTATTTCTCCGTTTATTTGCTTAATTTATCCTTCATTTCAGAAATTGCCCTTTACCAGAGCATTCGACCAAAGTTAATTTTAATCTATTTACTGATGATGATCTGGTTTATTATTCGCCTGGACCGCTTTACAAAAGATGACCTGGAACGAAAACTTGCTCTTGCTCAAGGAGAACGCGTTGAAAACTTGGTTAATTACAATCATTATATTGAACAGTTGTATCGAGATATTAGAACCATTAAGCATGATTCGGAAAATATTCTGATTAGTTTAAAAGACAGTATTGACAGTGGGAATCGTAAAGAGATTAAAGAAGTTTATAACGCTGTTGTAAAAGAATCAGCCTATGCCATGTTTAGTCCTGAAGTTGGTTTTGGTGCTCTTGGGAATATTAAAGAAGCTGTTATTCGAAGTCTCTTGCAATCAAAATTATTGGAAGCTCAGAATCATGGCATTACCTTACATATTGAAATTCCAGATGAAATTGATAATTTGCCTCTAAAATTACTCGATTTAGTTGTTGTTTTATCGATTTTATTAGATAATGCTATTGATACAGCCAAAGGTAGCAATAGGCCCTTTATTTCCATTGCCTATTTTTACCAAGATAATAAGCAATTTTTTATTATTGAAAACAGCACCAAGTTAAAGCAAATTGACATGGCTACGCTCTTTAATGAACATCATCCTGATGCGACAGGCCATTATCAGAAGAGTTTTAAACGCTTTTTTACCGTTTTAGAAGACTATCCTGAGACGATATTTTCAAGTAAAAGCAATCATTATCGGCTAAGACAAATATTAGAAATGAGATAA
- a CDS encoding sensor histidine kinase, with protein MIGIYIMCFFLSMIIYYITEIKIFTFLSDIRLVLWEKLFIISTALFFSQVDFLTPLLIDPVLFFSILKLKSKQLPYLQTLFLAFFPSVFIDLFSRFLLIILFPSLVIVKEFEMQALLLNILAFVLIYPCFALVNYFIGKDYRLIFITSGTIRAKNFYKIFLIFILAYYVDIFLILGFDDPFLHYQSFQNNDLAYQVLFFIFTFLFLFLLSYFNHKSKHFLELEIKKEQEDYIENLESYGKHLEQLYREMKIFQEDYSRRLQTLEAAIDNETTEKIQETYYHILNQSSEFWDDKHYNISKLAPIKISSVKSLLSAKIVEAEKKGIETLIEVPDQIIEVPIPELDLLLILSVFLDNAIEAALKSEKPRMTIAYFLNGNEQRLHIANSTKEASISISRLFKEGYSTKGDKRGIGLSNVQTILGKHPHLSLQTKSQDYEFSQMLTILAKGKS; from the coding sequence ATGATTGGTATTTATATTATGTGTTTTTTTCTGTCGATGATTATTTACTATATTACAGAAATAAAAATTTTTACCTTTTTATCTGATATTAGACTTGTTCTGTGGGAAAAGTTGTTTATTATTTCAACAGCCTTATTTTTTTCACAAGTTGATTTTTTAACCCCTCTCCTGATAGACCCTGTTTTATTTTTTAGTATTTTGAAGCTTAAGAGTAAGCAGTTACCCTATCTTCAAACCTTATTTTTAGCTTTCTTTCCAAGTGTTTTCATTGACTTGTTTTCCCGATTTTTATTGATCATCTTGTTTCCGTCACTTGTTATTGTTAAGGAATTCGAAATGCAAGCCTTACTCTTGAACATCTTGGCATTTGTTTTAATTTACCCCTGTTTTGCTTTAGTGAATTATTTTATCGGAAAAGATTATCGGCTCATCTTTATCACAAGTGGAACAATAAGAGCTAAGAATTTTTATAAAATCTTTTTGATTTTTATTTTGGCTTACTATGTTGATATTTTCTTGATTCTAGGTTTTGATGATCCCTTTTTACATTACCAGTCTTTCCAAAATAATGATCTAGCTTATCAGGTTCTTTTCTTTATTTTCACTTTTTTATTTCTTTTTTTGCTGTCTTATTTTAATCATAAGTCCAAACATTTCTTGGAACTTGAAATCAAAAAAGAACAGGAAGATTATATTGAAAATCTTGAAAGTTATGGGAAACACTTGGAACAGTTGTACCGTGAAATGAAAATCTTTCAAGAAGACTATTCCAGGCGTCTTCAAACTTTGGAGGCTGCAATAGATAATGAGACCACAGAAAAAATTCAAGAAACGTATTATCATATTCTCAATCAATCAAGTGAGTTTTGGGATGATAAGCATTATAATATTTCAAAGCTAGCGCCCATTAAAATTTCTTCAGTGAAGAGTTTACTGTCAGCTAAGATTGTTGAGGCTGAAAAAAAAGGCATTGAAACCCTTATTGAAGTTCCAGATCAGATTATTGAGGTGCCTATACCAGAACTAGACCTCTTGCTGATTTTGTCAGTTTTTCTTGATAATGCAATTGAAGCGGCCTTAAAGTCGGAAAAGCCTCGTATGACCATTGCCTACTTCCTCAATGGTAATGAGCAAAGGTTACATATTGCTAATAGTACCAAGGAAGCGTCCATTTCGATTTCACGCTTGTTTAAAGAAGGCTATTCAACCAAAGGAGATAAACGAGGCATTGGCTTATCAAATGTGCAAACGATTTTAGGCAAACACCCGCACTTGTCCTTGCAAACCAAAAGCCAAGATTATGAATTTAGCCAGATGCTTACCATACTGGCGAAAGGAAAGAGTTAG
- a CDS encoding GHKL domain-containing protein — protein sequence MSVALRILFYIIIFTTHLAIFFFIRGKTGKWWQMVLFILLSSSISNILDTYALVIDPLYLLVFSYVIDKSLPLAYHVFYSFYTTIIVELSFRIVAYTVLSAILRVSISHINASQWLVAICYLSAMPCYLFIHYLLHIDYEAIRLANGRSKALYYANGIMIVFFIFVNGSTFLESHIAYLPYSVTRMRYLFIFVYALLFLWSLYQFNSKAIASVESEAAMERQNHYRNLSSYNTYIATLYGEITHFKKQTKDSLIRFGQVLDTGDMEQVKSDFNQLFSLKENPFNSSKYDLERLINVKIPILKSFLASKLFEAQTQGLHLTVEVPDDVTGVAMELLDLMIIISVFCDNAIEAAKESHDKKMNFVLFELDDMLVFVIENSTQEEKVDIGAIFKKGYSTKGAERGLGLDNVRTILEAYPCSLLSTKSSHFMVTQTLKIPKA from the coding sequence TTGTCAGTTGCGTTAAGAATACTTTTTTATATCATCATCTTTACAACTCATTTGGCTATTTTTTTCTTTATTAGAGGAAAAACAGGCAAGTGGTGGCAAATGGTTCTCTTTATTTTATTAAGTTCTTCAATTAGTAATATTTTAGACACTTACGCCCTTGTTATAGACCCTCTTTATTTGCTTGTCTTTTCTTATGTCATTGATAAGAGCTTACCTTTAGCTTATCATGTCTTTTATAGTTTTTACACGACAATTATTGTTGAATTATCGTTTAGGATAGTTGCCTATACAGTTTTGTCGGCCATTTTACGTGTCTCTATTAGTCACATCAATGCTAGTCAGTGGTTAGTGGCGATTTGTTATCTTTCAGCAATGCCTTGTTATCTTTTTATTCATTACCTCCTGCATATTGATTACGAAGCCATCCGTTTAGCCAATGGTCGTTCAAAAGCTTTATACTATGCAAATGGGATTATGATTGTATTTTTTATATTTGTGAATGGTTCCACTTTCCTAGAATCTCATATTGCGTATTTACCTTACAGTGTTACAAGGATGAGGTATTTATTTATCTTTGTCTATGCCCTCTTGTTTTTGTGGAGTTTATACCAATTCAATAGCAAGGCTATTGCGTCAGTGGAGAGTGAAGCTGCTATGGAACGGCAAAATCATTACCGCAATCTAAGCAGTTACAATACCTATATTGCAACCTTATATGGCGAAATAACCCATTTCAAAAAACAGACAAAAGATTCCTTAATAAGGTTTGGGCAAGTCTTAGATACGGGAGATATGGAGCAAGTTAAAAGTGACTTTAATCAGCTTTTTTCTTTGAAGGAAAACCCATTTAACAGTTCTAAATACGATTTAGAACGTCTTATTAATGTTAAAATTCCTATTTTAAAAAGTTTTCTAGCCTCAAAATTATTTGAAGCACAGACACAAGGCCTCCATTTAACTGTTGAAGTGCCTGATGACGTCACAGGAGTTGCAATGGAACTGTTAGATTTAATGATTATTATTTCTGTCTTTTGTGATAATGCGATAGAGGCTGCTAAAGAAAGCCATGACAAGAAAATGAATTTTGTTCTTTTTGAACTCGATGACATGCTTGTTTTTGTGATTGAAAATTCAACTCAGGAAGAAAAAGTTGATATTGGCGCCATTTTTAAGAAAGGTTATTCCACCAAAGGAGCAGAAAGAGGACTTGGCCTTGATAATGTCAGAACCATTCTAGAAGCTTACCCTTGTAGTCTATTATCAACAAAAAGTAGTCATTTTATGGTGACACAAACCCTGAAAATTCCAAAGGCATGA
- the tnpA gene encoding IS200/IS605 family transposase codes for MAQKAHSLSHTKWMCKYHIVFTPKYRGKIIYNQYRSSLGEIFQRLCSYKGVEIIEGHLMPDHVHMLVSIPQRISVSSFMGYLKGKSALMMFDKHANLKYKFGNRHFWAEGYYVSTVGLNEATIKKYIQDQEKHDIAVDKLSVKEYEDPFRDSGK; via the coding sequence ATGGCACAGAAGGCACATAGCTTATCACACACAAAGTGGATGTGTAAATATCACATTGTGTTCACCCCTAAGTATAGAGGAAAAATAATCTATAATCAATACAGAAGTAGTCTCGGTGAGATTTTTCAGAGACTGTGTAGCTATAAAGGTGTAGAAATAATTGAAGGTCATTTGATGCCAGACCATGTCCACATGTTGGTAAGTATTCCCCAAAGAATTAGTGTTTCAAGTTTTATGGGATATTTAAAAGGAAAAAGCGCACTCATGATGTTTGATAAACACGCTAATCTCAAATATAAGTTTGGTAATCGACATTTTTGGGCTGAAGGTTATTATGTAAGTACAGTTGGATTGAATGAAGCCACAATAAAAAAATACATACAAGATCAAGAGAAACATGATATAGCAGTGGATAAATTAAGTGTAAAAGAATATGAAGATCCCTTTAGGGATAGTGGCAAGTAA